A region of Eschrichtius robustus isolate mEscRob2 chromosome 19, mEscRob2.pri, whole genome shotgun sequence DNA encodes the following proteins:
- the HSBP1 gene encoding heat shock factor-binding protein 1 encodes MAETEPKTVQDLTSVVQTLLQQMQDKFQTMSDQIIGRIDDMSSRIDDLEKNIADLMTQAGVEELDGENKIPATQKS; translated from the exons ATGGCAGAGACAGAACCCAAGACCGTGCAAGATCTCACCTCGGTG GTGCAGACACTCCTGCAACAGATGCAAGATAAATTTCAGACCATGTCCGACCAGATCATTGGAAGAA TTGATGACATGAGCAGTCGCATTGATGACCTGGAGAAAAACATCGCAGACCTCATGACACAGGCCGGGGTGGAAGAGCTGGACGGGGAAAACAAGATCCCTGCCACACAGAAGAGTTGA